One window from the genome of Rickettsiales bacterium encodes:
- a CDS encoding 30S ribosomal protein S1, with the protein MGKPRAAYQFESDYQTSENFSQLFDVNSIEKLEEGSTVKGIVVAKDDEAVLVDIGFKTEGRVLVRDFPDSERDNVEIGDSVTVFVERLENYYQEIVLSRSKAVQEETWSRLEKAMAKAENVDGVMTSRVKGGFVVDLGGCLAFLPGSQVDVRPIKDVTPLMNIVQPFQVLKMDRVRGNIIVSRRAIMEESLTEERSKVLDNIKEGDVVEGIVKNITDYGAFIDLGVVDGLLHVTDISWSRINHPSEVLKVGEKISLKVIKFDQNNKRISLGLKQLKSNPWDNSDGKFAEGTRHKGTITNITDYGVFVELGSGIEGLVHISEMSWSKKNVTPSQIYKKGDVVDVMILAIEPDKQRLSLGIKQCIDNPWSQFAQTHKKGDIVEGTIKSITDFGIFVGFEDTNEADGLIHANDLSWTETPEEAIKKYAKGQKIQATIIDLDPSKEKIGLSVKHLTGDPLASAFDQYEKGGVYTFTVISSNEDGVTVSVTEGVTTQIKRNDLSKDKVECRPERFSAGDRVDAKVTSLDKAKKEIKLSIKAYEVDEEKKAIEKYGSADSGAALGGILGKALKSAAEVAEEGDTKTKKKK; encoded by the coding sequence CAAAACAGAAGGTAGAGTATTAGTTAGAGATTTCCCTGATTCTGAAAGGGATAATGTTGAAATCGGTGATTCTGTTACTGTTTTCGTTGAAAGGCTTGAAAATTATTATCAAGAAATCGTTCTTTCTAGATCTAAAGCAGTTCAGGAAGAAACTTGGAGCAGGCTTGAAAAAGCAATGGCTAAAGCTGAAAATGTTGATGGCGTTATGACATCTCGTGTTAAAGGTGGCTTTGTTGTTGATTTAGGTGGCTGTTTAGCATTCTTGCCGGGTTCACAGGTTGATGTTCGCCCAATTAAAGATGTTACACCTTTGATGAATATTGTTCAGCCATTCCAGGTTCTAAAAATGGATAGAGTTCGCGGAAATATTATCGTTTCTCGTCGTGCTATTATGGAAGAATCCCTCACTGAGGAGAGATCAAAAGTTCTTGATAATATTAAAGAAGGTGATGTTGTTGAAGGTATCGTTAAAAATATCACTGATTATGGTGCATTCATTGATTTAGGCGTTGTTGATGGCCTTCTTCACGTTACAGATATTTCTTGGAGCAGAATTAACCACCCTTCTGAAGTTCTTAAAGTAGGTGAAAAAATCTCCCTTAAAGTTATTAAATTTGATCAAAACAACAAGAGGATTTCACTTGGTCTTAAACAGCTTAAATCTAACCCTTGGGATAATTCTGATGGTAAATTTGCTGAAGGCACAAGGCACAAAGGCACAATTACAAATATCACTGATTACGGCGTATTTGTTGAGTTAGGCTCTGGTATTGAAGGCCTTGTTCACATCTCAGAAATGAGCTGGAGCAAGAAAAATGTTACTCCATCGCAAATTTACAAAAAAGGTGATGTTGTTGATGTAATGATTCTTGCGATTGAACCAGATAAACAAAGGCTCTCGCTTGGAATTAAGCAATGTATTGATAATCCTTGGTCGCAATTTGCACAAACTCACAAAAAAGGTGATATTGTTGAAGGCACTATTAAATCAATAACTGATTTTGGAATTTTCGTTGGCTTTGAAGATACAAATGAAGCTGATGGTTTAATCCACGCTAATGATTTATCTTGGACAGAAACGCCTGAAGAAGCTATCAAAAAATATGCTAAAGGTCAAAAAATCCAAGCTACCATTATTGATTTAGATCCATCTAAAGAAAAAATTGGTCTGAGTGTTAAACATTTAACTGGAGATCCACTTGCATCAGCTTTTGACCAATATGAGAAAGGTGGTGTTTATACTTTCACGGTTATTTCTTCTAATGAAGATGGCGTAACGGTTTCAGTAACCGAAGGTGTTACTACTCAAATTAAAAGGAATGACCTTTCTAAAGACAAAGTTGAATGCAGACCAGAAAGATTTTCCGCAGGAGACAGAGTTGATGCTAAAGTTACATCTCTTGATAAAGCTAAGAAAGAAATCAAACTTTCAATCAAGGCTTATGAAGTAGATGAAGAGAAAAAAGCTATAGAGAAATACGGCTCTGCTGATTCTGGTGCGGCTCTCGGTGGTATATTAGGCAAAGCTTTGAAATCAGCTGCAGAAGTAGCTGAAGAAGGAGATACAAAAACTAAAAAGAAAAAGTAA
- the rpoZ gene encoding DNA-directed RNA polymerase subunit omega translates to MARVTIEDCLEKVDDRFELVALAAQRAKEISAGAELTIERKGEKDTVISLREIAEGNVTIDSLRVGVVNSLQKERIRSEAFVAPANSNELAISIEDEEADIKAAIEESGDSYVSEDEENLEDAGFHDSETGEENPSDDDR, encoded by the coding sequence ATGGCTCGTGTAACTATTGAAGATTGTTTAGAAAAAGTTGATGATAGATTTGAACTAGTGGCTCTTGCAGCTCAAAGAGCTAAAGAAATTTCTGCTGGTGCTGAATTGACTATTGAAAGAAAGGGCGAAAAAGATACCGTTATTTCCCTTCGTGAAATAGCTGAGGGCAATGTAACTATTGATAGCCTTCGTGTTGGTGTTGTTAATTCGCTTCAAAAAGAAAGAATTAGAAGTGAAGCTTTTGTTGCACCTGCAAACTCTAACGAACTTGCAATTTCAATTGAAGATGAAGAAGCTGATATTAAAGCTGCAATTGAAGAATCTGGTGATTCATATGTTAGCGAAGATGAGGAAAACCTTGAAGATGCAGGCTTTCATGATTCTGAAACAGGTGAAGAAAACCCTTCTGATGATGATAGATAA
- a CDS encoding HIT domain-containing protein yields the protein MNITYDQNNIFAKIIKKEIPTKILYEDEFCIAFNDIQPSAPIHILIVPKGEFISFNDFALNASPEFISGFFKSVQKIAEQNNLIENGFRTLFNHGKNASQSVFHFHVHLLGGRPLGAIVAGDTNH from the coding sequence ATGAATATCACCTACGATCAAAATAATATTTTTGCCAAGATTATCAAAAAGGAAATTCCAACTAAAATTCTTTATGAAGATGAGTTTTGCATTGCCTTTAATGATATTCAACCCTCTGCACCTATTCACATTTTAATTGTGCCTAAGGGGGAGTTTATTTCCTTTAATGATTTTGCTCTTAATGCAAGCCCTGAGTTTATCTCAGGATTTTTCAAATCTGTTCAAAAAATTGCGGAGCAAAATAATCTGATTGAAAATGGCTTCCGAACTTTATTTAATCACGGCAAAAATGCATCTCAATCTGTTTTTCATTTTCATGTTCATCTACTTGGTGGAAGGCCTCTCGGTGCGATTGTAGCAGGTGATACAAATCATTAA
- the radA gene encoding DNA repair protein RadA, producing the protein MKNNSTYVCTNCGAVSHKWSGKCEACGEWNTIVEETSSFAASNPALLKKSKKSDGKTSEIEFFSLSEETEIKNRLTSGIEEFDRVLGGGLVEGSAILLGGEPGIGKSTLLLQTASLISNSGKQVVYITGEESTSQVSLRAKRLGLEKSNVKIANATNVNEILSTLKKQKPDVVIIDSIQTMFLPAVESAPGTVTQVRFSAHELISSCKKLDIALILVGHVTKDGQIAGPRVLEHMVDCVLYFEGEKGYNFRVVRAVKNRFGPAGEIGVFEMNEQGLKQVTNPSELFISGKQENVSGSVIFAGMEGSRPLLVEVQALIAPSFMASPRRAVVGWDSNRLAMIIAVLQTRCGIKLFDKEIYLNIAGGIKISEPAIDLAVCAAIISAVNDVPIKNDAVFFGEVGLSGEVRPVARTQARLKEAEKLGFNHAYLPDSKEKQTKLEIFEINHISKLISFLK; encoded by the coding sequence ATGAAAAACAACTCAACATATGTATGTACAAATTGCGGTGCGGTTAGCCATAAATGGTCTGGAAAGTGCGAAGCCTGCGGGGAGTGGAACACGATAGTTGAAGAAACAAGTAGCTTTGCCGCAAGCAACCCTGCCCTGCTAAAAAAATCCAAAAAATCAGATGGTAAAACCAGCGAAATAGAATTTTTCTCCCTCTCAGAAGAAACTGAAATCAAAAATCGCTTAACCTCTGGAATTGAGGAATTTGATAGAGTTCTAGGCGGTGGCTTAGTGGAAGGCTCAGCAATTTTACTTGGCGGTGAACCGGGGATTGGTAAATCAACCCTTCTTTTGCAAACTGCATCACTGATTAGTAATTCTGGCAAGCAGGTTGTGTATATAACCGGTGAGGAATCAACTTCCCAAGTATCACTCCGTGCGAAAAGGCTTGGGCTTGAAAAATCAAATGTGAAAATCGCCAATGCAACAAATGTTAATGAAATCCTCTCAACGCTTAAAAAACAAAAACCCGATGTTGTGATTATTGATTCTATTCAAACGATGTTTCTACCAGCTGTTGAATCAGCCCCCGGAACGGTTACTCAGGTTCGTTTTTCAGCCCACGAATTAATCTCCTCTTGCAAAAAACTGGATATTGCCCTTATTTTAGTTGGGCATGTTACTAAAGATGGTCAGATTGCCGGCCCTAGAGTTTTAGAGCATATGGTAGATTGCGTTCTCTATTTTGAGGGCGAGAAAGGCTATAATTTTAGGGTAGTTCGGGCGGTTAAAAATCGCTTTGGTCCTGCTGGAGAAATCGGCGTTTTTGAGATGAACGAGCAAGGCTTGAAGCAAGTTACAAACCCCTCAGAATTATTTATTTCAGGCAAGCAGGAAAATGTTTCTGGCTCCGTAATTTTTGCTGGAATGGAAGGCTCACGCCCTCTTTTGGTGGAAGTTCAAGCATTAATAGCACCCTCTTTTATGGCATCACCAAGAAGGGCAGTAGTTGGCTGGGATTCTAACCGCCTAGCAATGATTATCGCCGTGTTACAAACCAGATGCGGTATAAAATTATTTGATAAAGAGATTTATCTTAATATAGCGGGTGGCATAAAAATTTCTGAGCCAGCAATAGATTTGGCCGTTTGTGCCGCGATAATTTCAGCGGTAAATGATGTGCCGATTAAAAATGATGCAGTTTTCTTTGGAGAAGTTGGGCTTTCAGGAGAGGTTAGGCCTGTCGCAA